ATGGCGGTCGCTAATAAACCAGGAGGCACATCATTTAATCCGTTGCTGGTATTTGGTGGGGTTGGTCTTGGTAAAACACATTTAGCGCATGCTATTGGTGTTGAAATAAAAGATAAATATCCAGAACGCACCGTTCTATATATATCTGCAGAGAAATTTACACAACAATATATTGAGTCTGTTAAGAAAAATACTAGAAATGATTTTATTCATTTCTACCAGTTAATAGATGTATTGATTATTGATGATGTACAATTCTTATCAGGTAAATCCGGAACGCAAGATGTATTCTTCCATATTTTCAATCATTTACACCAAAACGGAAAACAAGTAATACTTACGTCTGATAAAGCTCCGGTAGATATGCAGGATATTGAACAACGCTTGTTGTCTCGTTTTAAATGGGGATTATCTGCAGAATTACAGAGTCCGGATTACGAAACAAGAATCTCTATCTTAAAAAACAAGTTATATAGAGATGGTGTTGAAATACCAGAAGACATTATAGAATATGTCGCAAAGCACATTAAAACGAATATTAGAGAATTAGAAGGTGCCATTATTTCTTTGATTGCACAGTCTACCCTAAACAAAAGAGAAGTTACCATTGAGCTTGCGCAACAAGTTGTAGAAAAATTCGTGAAGAACACCAAACGCGAAGTTTCTATTGACTATATACAAAAAGTAGTTTCCGATTACTTTGAAATGGATGTAGCCACTTTACAGTCTAAAACTAGAAAAAGACACATTGTACAAGCAAGACAACTAGCTATGTTCTTTGCCAAGAAGTTTACAAAAGCTTCTTTAGCCAGTATTGGTTCACAAATTGGCAAGCGTGATCACGCTACAGTTCTTCATGCATGCAAAACAGTTGATAACTTAGCAGAAACCGACAAACAATTTCGCAAGTACATTGATGACTTAACAAAGAAATTTTCTTAAAACTTACGTTACATGAAGGTGTTGATGGTTTGCCTAGGAAATATATGCAGGTCTCCATTGGCAGAAGGCATACTTAAAAGTAAAGTAAATGATGCACAAGTACATGTTGATTCAGCGGGTACCGGAGGATACCACCTTGGTAATGCGCCAGACCCGAGATCTATAGAAGTAGCTAGAAAACATGGTTTAGATATTAGTTCTCAAGTATGCAGAAAATTTAATGTTTTAGATTTTGATGAGTTTGATATTATATATGCCATGGACAAAAGTAACTATGCCAATATTATTGATTTAGCAAGAAATAAGATAGATGCGCAAAAAGTAAAGCTACTTTTAAACGAATTAAACTCAGCACACAAGGAGGTCCCCGATCCTTATTATAATTCTGAAGAAGGTTTTGAGAATGTTTTTCAAATGATTGACCAAGCATGCGATGTCATTGCTGCAAGATTAGAAAATAAATAAATGAGCACACAAAACGGGAAAAAAGGTAATGTTTACTTGATACCTTCAACATTAGGTGACATGGCACCTTTAGAGGTGTTACCTATTTCTATAAAACAAACTATAGAACGTTTAGACTACTATGTAGTTGAAAATGAAAAAACCGCTCGCCATTTTATTAAAAAAATAAGCCCTAGAAAATCACAACCTTCTTTAAAACTATCGGTTCTCAACAAGTTTACTGAGCCACAGGAGATTCCTAACTTTCTAAATCCTTGTTTAGATGGTTTCGATGTAGGAATTCTTTCGGAAGCAGGTTGCCCTGGTATTGCCGACCCCGGTGCGGCAGTCGTTAAAATAGCACATGAAAAAAATATTCAAGTAGTTCCATTAGTAGGCCCCTCCTCTATTTTACTTGCATTAATGGCTAGTGGAATGAATGGCCAAAATTTTGCATTTAACGGCTACTTACCTATAGACGGATCTGACCGTAAAAAGTACATAAAAAATTTGGAACGTAAATCTAAAGAAGATAACCAATCTCAAATTTTTATAGAAACACCCTACAGAAATAATAAAATGCTAGAGGAATTAATTAAAACATTAGCTCCTAGCACTAGAATTTGTGTAGCAGCAGACATCACTCTACCCGCCGAATACATAAAAACAAAGACGGCAATAAACTGGAAGAAAGAAAATGTAGATTTACACAAACGACCCGCTATTTTTATTATTCAGGCATAAAAAAACCTTAACAAATAAATGCCAAGGTTTCCCATTTTCATCTCTACTTAAATTCTTGGATTTCGAATCGGCGGAATCAGCGAGATATCATATCCCGAAAACTTTTTCATATAATGGGAAATACTAGTACCATACCCATCTATAATTTCTTTACGTCCCTGCGAGCGTAAATATAATTTAACATTACCTGGACCAGCTAAATGCGCGGCTGCCAATATACCAGATTCTGTAATTTCAATACCACCTATACGCACACCAACGTAGCGCTTAATATCCTTTCTTAAAATCCATTTATTTCGAGAAATGTTTACATTAAAAACCTTCTCTTGTAAAATTGGATCATTTAAAAAATGATTACCGTCGTAAACGCCCACCAGCTCTAAAGTACCTATCCCAAATTGATATTTGCCCAAATAGCCAAAGCTATTGGTTACAAAATAATTGCCTTGTGATTCTTTAAAGGCCAAAGCCTCTTTAAAACCAACATACTGGCTACCAAGAAAGGGGGGAGCAATTTGATAATTCGATAAAAAAGGTTCGTTTTGAGGAAACGAAACTAAAGTAGGTTCTTTTATTTTAAGCAATTCCGGAACTTCAACTTTAAAGGGTTTAAATCCGAAACCAGATAAAATAAACATCATAATAAGAGGACAACATATTAATATCCATCTTCTCATACTTTTTATTTCTTAAGACTTACAGCGACTACTATTTGCTTGCTCAAATTTCTTAAGCAAAGGTAAACCTGAAATAATAAGAGTTTATGAAGGTTCTGTTAAAAGAATACAGATTTAGTTAACAAGTGCTAAAAATCGGTCGATTAGCTTATCTGTTGATTTTCTGAGCATTAATCCATCGGATGTATTGCTCTTTATTTCGGTTATGCTGCGCTAAATTCTCTGCAAACATGTGATAACCGAACTTTTCTACATTAGCAACAAAATAATAATAATTATGTTTTTTAGGGTTTAAAACTGCATCTATCGCAGTAATATCGGGCATTGCAATTGGTCCTGGAGGTAAACCACCATACTTATATGTATTATATGGTGAATTCATTTCTAAATCTTTATATAACACCCTTTTTATAATCGTATCAAAATTCCCTGTTTCTTTTTTTATAGCATAAATAACTGTTGGGTCTGCCTGCAATAACATTCGTGTTCTCAAGCGATTTAGATACACTCCAGCAACTGTAGGTCGTTCATCTACTTTTGCTGTTTCTTTATGCACAATTGATGCTAACGCAATTACCTCATTTGGCTGTAGTCCTATTTTTTTTGCTTTTTCAAGTCTACTTTCGTTCCAAAACCGTTTATACTCTGTTAGCATTCTATCTCTAAAACCTGTAGCTGATGTATTCCAGAAAAACTCATAACTATTTGGAATGTAAGGAGATATTAAATTATCATCATTAAATCCGTTTGCCTTTAAAAAGTCAATATCTGTAAACACCTTCACTAATGAAACACTATCCGCTTCTATTTGACCAGCAATTCTACCTGCTAAGTCGTAAACACTTTCTTGATTATTAAATGAAACTTTAACTGGTAAATTACCGCTACGCAATGAATTAACGATTTCATTATTATTCATACCTTCCTTGACCTTATACTTACCTGCTTTAATATTATCTAAGTATCCCTTTCTTTTGGCCGCAGATTTAAAAGCATCTATATCTTTTAAAACAGGTGACATTTGTTCTATAATATCATTTTCAGAAGCATTGCTTGGAATATATATAAAAGCCTCTTCATTATTAAAACTTGTATTTGGAGTAAAAAATATACCATAAATCATATAAGCAAAGATGCCACCTCCTATTAACCCAAATAGTACAATACCTAATAAAATACGCTTTATATACATTACCTATTTATTTTTTGTAATAAAATTTCATTCTTAAATGTATTCTTATCCCTAATCCAGTCTTTCTTTATACCAATTTCGACGAATCCTAATTTTTTAAACAAATGCAAACTAGCTACATTTTCCTCTAATATATTAGCATAAATTTGTCTTAAACCAAGTATATTAAAAAGGTAATTACATAATATCGAAACAGCCTCACCACCAAAACCTTTATTTCTTTGCTCCTTATCCAGAATTATTATACCGATACCCGCTCTTTTATGATTGGGCTCAAAATCAAATACATCTATTAACCCAACAGCCTTTTCATTTAGGTCACATATAACCAATCTTAATTGTTTTACATCGAACAAGTCTCTATGGGCGTTATCTAAATACAACTGCAATACATTTTTTGAATACGGGGTAATTGTTCCACTTAATTCCCATACATCCGTATCATTCTCAAGTTCAAATAGAAAATCTAAATCGTTTTGCTCTAAGGCTCTTAAATAAATGTGATTTCCTTTTAATGTTACCATGATAACTCTCCTTTAAAAACTTGTTTAGCTTCACCTTTAAGGAATATGTTACTATAAACGCCATTATTCACATCGAAAGTAACCTCCAGATGACCACCAAGCGCCCTAACCCGAACTTTGTTTTCATTAGTTCTTCCTAAATGATACATACCCAATGCAACAGCAGTTACACCCGTACCACATGACAATGTTTCATCTTCAACACCTCTTTCATAGGTTCGTATATTGAATCCGCCCAATTCATTTTTTTCTACAAAATTGATATTACTTCCTTTTTCGCCGTACACCCCATAACGTAACCGAGCACCTTCTTTAACTACATTAAATGATTTCAGCTCATTCACTAATTGTACATGATGTGGAGATCCCGTATTCATAAATAGTGCATCTCCTTTTTCTTTTACTTCATGAACATTGACCATTTTTAAACTGATAACATCGTTTTCAATAATAGCTTCGTGCACCCCATCAACTGCAACAAAAATAGTTTCCTTGCCAATTACGCCAAGAAAATGAGCAAAAGCAACTATGCATCTTCCTCCGTTGCCACACATACTGCTCTCTCTTCCATCTGCATTAAAATACATCATTTTAAAATCTGTATTCTCATCATTTTCTAGTAAAATTAATCCATCAGCACCTACGCCAAATCTACGATTACAAAGTTTTGCAATCAATTCTACATTATCCTTTGGAAATTGATTATTGCGATTATCTATCATCACAAAATCATTTCCAGTTCCTTGATATTTATAAAATGTATATTCCATATAACAGTAGTAGCTACAAAGATAGAACATAATTAAGTTTTTAATAGTAGTTAAAAACTAGTTAAACGCTCAGAAAAGAGCATAAAATCAAGTAATTTTGTGTGGAATTTGTTAAAAGATTAAATATTATGAAAAGAATAGCAAGCCTTCTGCTTGTTTCCATTTTTGCAGGTGCAATTACATTGGGGGCGTATAAATTATTTTTTGAAAAAGAGAACTTTACGATTATATCACAAGAGAATCCCAACGAAATTGTAAATGCAAGCTACACACCTACTTCTGCAAAAGGTGCCGGAATTAATGAGGTCGATTTCACCAATGCTGCAGAAAACACAGTAAATGCCGTTGTACACGTTAAAAACATTACCCTTAGCAAAGGACCCACTAGCATAATCGATTTCTTTTATGGCTCTAGCGGTAGTTCCGTAGTGCCACATGTTGGTACAGGTTCTGGAGTAATCATTTCATCTGACGGATATATCGTTACAAATAATCATGTTATAACTAGAGCTAATCAATTACAAGTTACACTTAATAATAACCGTACTTATAATGCCGATTTGATAGGAACTGACCCTAATTCTGATATTGCATTAATTAAAATAGACCCAGATGAAAAATTGCCTTATTTAGCATTTGGCGATTCTGATCAAACAAAAATTGGTGAATGGGTATTAGCCGTAGGTAACCCTTTTAACCTTACTTCTACCGTTACTGCAGGTATTGTAAGTGCTAAGGCGCGAAACCTTGGAAAAAATCAATCTTTTATACAGACTGATGCTGCTGTAAATCCAGGAAATTCTGGCGGTGCATTGGTAAATACAAATGGAGATTTAATAGGAATTAACACGGCCATCACTTCCCAAACAGGGTCATATGTGGGTTATTCTTTTGCAGTACCTAGCAACATTGCAAAAAAGGTTATTCAAGACATTTTAGAATATGGAAATGTTCAAAAAGGTTTTATGGGCATAAGCCCTGCACCTGTAAATACCAGGGATGCAATAGAAAAAGGAATAAATAATATTGATGGTGTTTATGTTGAATTGGTTGAGGAAGAATCTGCCGCCCAAGAGGCAGGAATTGAAATTGGAGATATTATTAAAAAGGTAGATGAAATAGTCGTTCATAAATACCCCGATTTAACTGGATATCTTTCAACAAAAAGACCTGGCGATACCTTGCAATTTAGTATAGAAAGAAATAATGAGCTATTGATATTACCCTTAACACTAAAAGAAAGGCAAAAATTAATAGTACCGGAAATGGGATTGGAAGTAAAGAATTTAACCGCTCATGACAAAAAGGTATATAAAACCCAAACCGGAGTAAAAATAATTGGCGTACCAGAAAGATATAGAGGTTATGGGTTATCGGAAAAAGTAATAGTTAAAATTGATGAAATTGAAATTGGGAATATAGAGGACGCTTATAATGCGTTTGGAGCAATACCAAAATATGGTAAAACGGTTATTACCATGGTTGGTTCCAACGGTGTACAGGACCGACTCATCTTTCAATAGTAAACTACCACATGGGAAGCTCGTGAAGCATTAAAACGAAATTCAACAATAAATTTCGATTATCGAGTAAATTTCAATAAAAATACAGCCTTCGTAATTTCGAAGGCTTTTTTTTGAAAAATATTTAAATAAGGTACTTAATTTTTCTAATTTTGTGCGAATTCTAAAAAATAATCAATTCTTATGGCTCCACAAACCACATTTGAAAAAGAGCTCGCATTTCAAGCCGACCGTAGAAAAGCTACGACCGAATTTATCAAAATCGTCAGTGATCTCTGGTACGATAAATCAATTGAAATTGTTCTTTTTAAAAATCAGGTTATCGATAAAAATGTAAGTGATATTATGCATTTACATGAATATGCCGGTGAATTTGTACAAAAACCAATTTCAATTTTTGATTCAGTAGAAATATTACGTTCTATTGCCGATATTCCACTACCCCCGTCTAAACTAGATATTGGTAAACTAACGTATGAATATCATTCCGATAAAAATATTTTAACCAATGTAAAAGCATTTGTAATTGAAAAGCTTAAAACAGCACAAGACTTTAAAGACATTGAACCAAAAGATGTTGTTTTGTATGGTTTTGGAAGAATTGGGCGGTTAGTGGCACGAGAGCTAATGTCTAAAACCGGTAAAGGCAATCAATTAAGACTTAGGGCAATTGTAGTTAGAGGAAACCCAAGTAGTGAAAACCTTGAAAAAAGAGCTAGTTTATTAAAAACTGATTCTGTCCATGGTATTTTTAATGGAACTGTAAAAGTAGATTCGGAAAACCAAAAACTAATAATCAATGGCACCACAGTTCATGTTATTTACGCAAATATGCCAGAAGAAATAGATTATTCTGAATATGGAATAAAAGATGCTTTAATTATTGATAATACGGGTGCGTTTAGAAATAAAGAACAATTAGAACGTCATTTAAAAGCTAAAGGCGCATCAAGAGTATTATTAACCGCTCCTGGAAAAGAGATTGCTAATATCGTACATGGCGTAAATCATTTAGAATACAACCCAGATGATACGGAATTGTTTTCTGCAGCATCTTGTACAACTAATGCTATAACTCCAATCTTAAAAGCTATAGAGGAAACTCTAGGCATAGTTAAAGGTCACTTAGAAACCATACACGCTTATACAAACGACCAAAATTTAGTCGACAACATGCACGGTAAGTATAGACGGGGTCGTGCGGCAGCACTAAACATGGTAATTACAGAGACAGGTGCGGGCGAAGCCGTTGCCAAAGCTTTGCCGTCTTTAACAGGTAAGTTAACATCGAATGCGATTCGAGTTCCTGTGCCAAATGGTTCATTAGCTATTCTTAATCTTGAGATATCTCAAAAAACGTCATTAGAGGGTGTAAACTCTATGATTAAGAAATATGCTCTAGAGGGCGATTTAGTAGAGCAAATTAAATATTCTTTAGATAAAGAATTGGTATCGTCAGATATTATTGGCACTTCGGCCCCATCTATTTACGACAGTATGGCTACTATTGTATCGAGTACTGGCAAGAATATTATTTTGTATATCTGGTATGATAATGAATATGGGTATTCGCATCAAGTTATTAGATTAGCGAAATATATTGCCAAAGTACGTCGTTATACTTATTATTAATTTGAAATAAAAGATCTAATTTACATTTCGGAACGTAGTTAAAGAAACATGTATAATGTTTACGCATTTTTTTTTAATTTGACTTTAATAAATTACTTTCGTCAACTCTAAATTATTTCTTTTAACCTAAGAATCTATTTCATGAAATTCTATAGAATACTGCTATTTGTGGCCTTTCTTTTTGCCACTACCCAAATATTTGCACAAGATAACGAAGCAGATGATGATAAGTTATCTTTAGATCAAGGCCCTATCAGTAATCAGTTCGATTATATTGCTAAACGCTCTGGAAATTATAGAGCTGATGGAGTACGATATGAAGTAGTAAAAGAAACCAACCTATTTAAGATTAGGGAAAATGTATTGGATTCAATCGTTGCAATGAATAAAAAGACTAGTGAGTTAAAGTCCACTATTGCCGAGCATGAAACCACAATAACTTCTTTAAACAAAAAATTAGAGGAGACTACTACCAATCTTAGTTCGGTTACAGAAGAGAAAGATAGTATGTCTTTTATTGGTTTGGCCGTATCAAAAGGTACATACAACTTTATATTGTGGACCATTATTGGCGGATTATTTTTATTACTTGGTTTATTCATCTATAAATTTAGAAATAGCAATATTCTTACTCAAGAAGCTAAACAAAACCTCTCTGATCTTGAAATTGAATATGAAGATCACAGAAGAAGATCTCTTGAACGAGAGCAAAAAATAAGTAGACAATTACAAGACGAATTAAATAAACACAAGAAAACTAAATAATTAAAGCTCCTTAACGGAGCTTTTTTTTGATATGATAAACATTAAAAAAATTACGGGATCTCAAGTGGCGGATATTTATCATTTATTTGATAATTATAGAGTTTTCTATAAAATGAAATCAGATACCAAAGCAGCAGCTGTTTTCCTTGATGATAGAATGTTAAATGAGGAATCTATAATTTTTGCTGCCTACAGTAACAAAGTAGCCATTGGTTTTGTTCAATTGTACTTTACCTTCTCATCAGTAAGCTTAGAGAAATCTTTACTACTGAATGATTTGTTTGTCGACTCCAATTTTAGAAATAAATCCGTAGGCAAAGCGTTGCTCTTGAAATCACAAGAGTATTGCAGAATTAATGGATACAAGGGGCTTGCATTAGAAACAGCTATAGACAACCCAGCTCAAAAGCTATATGAGAAATTAGGGTGGTTAAAAGATAATCACTGTTTTCATTACTTTTGGCAGGTGAAATAATGAAGCAAAATAAAAAGATGCGAATAGATATAATAACCGTATTACCAGAATTAATCTCAAGTCCGTTTGAAGCATCCATTTTAAAAAGAGCCATAGAAAAAGGATTGGTAGAAGTACATTTTCATAATCTTAGAGATTACACGGATACTAAATACAGAAATGTTGACGATTATCAATTTGGTGGTGGAGCCGGTATGGTATTAATGATAGAACCTATAGATAAATGTATTACGGAATTAAAATCGCAACGAGATTATGATGAAGTTATCTATATGACTCCCGATGGTACTACATTAAATCAGAAAATTGCAAACACGCTGTCTTTGGTTGAAAACATCATAATTCTTTGCGGTCATTACAAAGGTGTTGACCAACGTGTGAGAGATGCATTCATTACCAAAGAAATATCTATTGGCGACTACGTGCTTTCTGGTGGAGAATTAGGTGCCGCCGTTCTATGCGATACTATAATAAGATTATTGCCAGGTGTTTTAAATGATGAAACCTCTGCATTAACAGATACTTTTCAAGATGGCTTACTGGCTCCGCCCGTATACACTAGACCAGCTGAATATAAAGGCATGAATGTACCTAATGTATTGCTTAGTGGAAATTTTGGTAAGATTGAAGAGTGGCGCGAAAACAAAGCTTTTGAACGTACCGAGAAATTACGACCCGATTTGCTTTAGTCATTCATTGTCAAAAATTAGTAAATAGCGTGTAAAATACTTGTATATTATAATATAAATATTAATTTTGCACCCTGTTAGAATAACCTCTGACGATAATCGTGAATGTTGCTCTAATTTAATTCCAATTAACTATACAATGGAATCATTAATAAAATTTGTACAAGACGAATTCGTAACTAAAAAAGAATTTCCTAAATTTTCAGCTGGTGACACTATTACAGTGTACTATGAAATTAAGGAAGGTGAAAAAACAAGAACTCAGTTCTTTAAAGGTGTTGTTATTCAACGTAGAGGAACTGGCTCTACTGAAACTTTTACTATTCGTAAAATGTCAGGAACGGTTGGTGTTGAGCGTATCTTCCCAATTAACTTACCTGCACTTCAAAAAATTGAAGTTAACAAACGTGGCAAAGTACGTAGATCTAGAATTTACTACTTCCGTGAATTAACTGGTAAGAAAGCTAGAATTAAAGAAGTAAGAGGTTAATTTACTTTCTAAATTATAATAAGCGCTATTTCAATTTTAAGTAGCGCTTTTTTTATGAACAAAAGTTAATAACACCTGTTCATAATATGTTGATTAATAAATATTTACAAAATTTACGAATTATTGAATTTTTTTTGTAAATTGTAATGTGATTGATAAATATGATGGCAAAACAGTATATTTTAAAATCACTACGAAGTTTACGTTCTTTCGTATTGTTGTTTGACCATAATAATTTAATGTAAATTAAATATGGTTATTTTAAATTTTAAGGCTGTCGCTTTTATAATTTAAAATTAATTTAATATTTAAAAACGCTATATACTAGGTTTTTAATATTTTATGATGACAATAAAAAAGAAATGATGAGTAGGTGTTAGATTCCATATCTCAATATCGAAAAACATTTTAAACGTTGAAATCGTGAAGCGGGTGCAATCAAGGGTTGCCGTTTTAATGTAAAATTAGAACAAACTGTCCGTAAACTTTTTCTAGAAAGCCATATCATTGTATGCGTACATTGATATGGCTTTTATTATTTAACAAATCTTCTTTCCCAGCCTTAAATATTAGGGCAGTTCCTATTATTTTAGCCTTTATAAAATTGTATATTTGTGGTGCTTAAATTAAAACAAACCGCGAATGTCCAAAATTTTTTATACCAAAACAGACGAAGCTCCAGCGTTGGCTACGGAGTCTTTTTTACCTATTGTAAAAGCTTTTACAAAATCTTCCGGAATTGAAATTGAAACAAAAGATATTTCTTTAGCTGGCAGAATAGCTGCTACTTTTCCTGAATTTTTATCTAAAGATCAACAGGTATCCAACGATTTAGAAGAATTGGGCAAAATGGCAAAACAACCGGAAGCAAACATTATTAAATTACCCAACATTAGTGCTTCTGTACCTCAATTAAATGAAGCAATAAAAGAATTGCAATCTAAAGGGTATAAATTACCAAATTACCCTGATGATCCTAAAAATGAAGAGGATAAAGTAATAAAGGCCAAGTACGATAAAATAAAAGGAAGTGCTGTTAACCCCGTTTTACGTGAAGGAAACTCTGACCGTAGAGCACCAAGAGCTGTAAAAAATTACGCAAAACAAAATCCACATAGCATGGGAGCTTGGAGTTCAGAATCTAAAACGCACGTGGCAACCATGGGTGCTGGAGATTTTCAGGCAAATGAAAAATCTCTTACCATAAAAAACACTACTTCTGTTCAAATTAAATTAATTTATTCAACATCTGAAAATATTCTTAAAGATAAAATTGAATTACAAGCAGGCGAAATAATCGATGCCACCGTAATGAATAAGCATGCTTTATTGGAGTTTTTACAAAAAGAAATTAAGGATGCAAATGATAAAGGAGTGCTTTTCTCTGTACATTTAAAAGCTACAATGATGAAAGTTTCTGACCCAATTATTTTTGGTCATGTTGTCGAAACATTCTTAAAACCTGTTTTTGTTAAGCATTCTATCACTTTTGATGAATTAGGAATTAGCCCTAATGATGGTTTAGCTAGTTTATATCAAAAGATTGAAAAACTTTCGAAAAGTAAAAGAGACACTATAAACAAAGATTTAGATGAAGCTTTAGCCAATGGCCCCGATTTGGCTATGGTAAATTCAGATAAAGGCATTACCAACCTACACGTACCTAGTGATATTATTATTGACGCATCAATGCCTGCAATGATAAGAAATTCGGGTAAAATGTGGAATGCTCAAGGGAAGGCTCAAGATACTAAAGCTGTTATTCCAGATAGTAGTTATGCTGGTATTTACAGTGCTACTATTGAATTTTGCAAAACACATGGAGCTTTTGACCCAACCACTATGGGTACTGTACCAAATGTTGGCCTTATGGCTCAAAAAGCAGAAGAATATGGCTCACATGACAAAACATTTGAAATAAAACAAAACGGTACTGTTCAAGTTGTTGAATTAGCAACAGGAAAGGTTCTAATAGAACACAATGTGAGCAAAGGTGATATTTGGCGAATGTGCCAAGTAAAAGACGCTCCAATTCAGGACTGGGTTAAATTAGCCGTTTCTAGAGCTAAAGCAACAAATGACCCTGCTATATTCTGGTTAGATGAAAACAGGGCTCATGATGCTGAACTAATTAAAAAAGTAAAAACCTACCTTGCCAAAGAAGACACTAAAGGCTTAGACATACAAATAATGTCACCAATTAAAGCTACCGAGTTTACTTTAAAAAGAATGAAAGCTGGTAAAGATACTATTTCCGTTTCCGGTAATGTATTACGCGATTACCTTACCGACCTTTTCCCAAT
The genomic region above belongs to Maribacter hydrothermalis and contains:
- a CDS encoding glyceraldehyde-3-phosphate dehydrogenase; translation: MAPQTTFEKELAFQADRRKATTEFIKIVSDLWYDKSIEIVLFKNQVIDKNVSDIMHLHEYAGEFVQKPISIFDSVEILRSIADIPLPPSKLDIGKLTYEYHSDKNILTNVKAFVIEKLKTAQDFKDIEPKDVVLYGFGRIGRLVARELMSKTGKGNQLRLRAIVVRGNPSSENLEKRASLLKTDSVHGIFNGTVKVDSENQKLIINGTTVHVIYANMPEEIDYSEYGIKDALIIDNTGAFRNKEQLERHLKAKGASRVLLTAPGKEIANIVHGVNHLEYNPDDTELFSAASCTTNAITPILKAIEETLGIVKGHLETIHAYTNDQNLVDNMHGKYRRGRAAALNMVITETGAGEAVAKALPSLTGKLTSNAIRVPVPNGSLAILNLEISQKTSLEGVNSMIKKYALEGDLVEQIKYSLDKELVSSDIIGTSAPSIYDSMATIVSSTGKNIILYIWYDNEYGYSHQVIRLAKYIAKVRRYTYY
- a CDS encoding tRNA (guanine-N1)-methyltransferase, with amino-acid sequence MKFYRILLFVAFLFATTQIFAQDNEADDDKLSLDQGPISNQFDYIAKRSGNYRADGVRYEVVKETNLFKIRENVLDSIVAMNKKTSELKSTIAEHETTITSLNKKLEETTTNLSSVTEEKDSMSFIGLAVSKGTYNFILWTIIGGLFLLLGLFIYKFRNSNILTQEAKQNLSDLEIEYEDHRRRSLEREQKISRQLQDELNKHKKTK
- a CDS encoding GNAT family N-acetyltransferase, with product MINIKKITGSQVADIYHLFDNYRVFYKMKSDTKAAAVFLDDRMLNEESIIFAAYSNKVAIGFVQLYFTFSSVSLEKSLLLNDLFVDSNFRNKSVGKALLLKSQEYCRINGYKGLALETAIDNPAQKLYEKLGWLKDNHCFHYFWQVK
- the trmD gene encoding tRNA (guanosine(37)-N1)-methyltransferase TrmD, with the protein product MRIDIITVLPELISSPFEASILKRAIEKGLVEVHFHNLRDYTDTKYRNVDDYQFGGGAGMVLMIEPIDKCITELKSQRDYDEVIYMTPDGTTLNQKIANTLSLVENIIILCGHYKGVDQRVRDAFITKEISIGDYVLSGGELGAAVLCDTIIRLLPGVLNDETSALTDTFQDGLLAPPVYTRPAEYKGMNVPNVLLSGNFGKIEEWRENKAFERTEKLRPDLL
- the rplS gene encoding 50S ribosomal protein L19, whose translation is MESLIKFVQDEFVTKKEFPKFSAGDTITVYYEIKEGEKTRTQFFKGVVIQRRGTGSTETFTIRKMSGTVGVERIFPINLPALQKIEVNKRGKVRRSRIYYFRELTGKKARIKEVRG
- a CDS encoding NADP-dependent isocitrate dehydrogenase, producing the protein MSKIFYTKTDEAPALATESFLPIVKAFTKSSGIEIETKDISLAGRIAATFPEFLSKDQQVSNDLEELGKMAKQPEANIIKLPNISASVPQLNEAIKELQSKGYKLPNYPDDPKNEEDKVIKAKYDKIKGSAVNPVLREGNSDRRAPRAVKNYAKQNPHSMGAWSSESKTHVATMGAGDFQANEKSLTIKNTTSVQIKLIYSTSENILKDKIELQAGEIIDATVMNKHALLEFLQKEIKDANDKGVLFSVHLKATMMKVSDPIIFGHVVETFLKPVFVKHSITFDELGISPNDGLASLYQKIEKLSKSKRDTINKDLDEALANGPDLAMVNSDKGITNLHVPSDIIIDASMPAMIRNSGKMWNAQGKAQDTKAVIPDSSYAGIYSATIEFCKTHGAFDPTTMGTVPNVGLMAQKAEEYGSHDKTFEIKQNGTVQVVELATGKVLIEHNVSKGDIWRMCQVKDAPIQDWVKLAVSRAKATNDPAIFWLDENRAHDAELIKKVKTYLAKEDTKGLDIQIMSPIKATEFTLKRMKAGKDTISVSGNVLRDYLTDLFPILEVGTSAKMLSIVPLMNGGGLFETGAGGSAPKHVEQFLEEGHLRWDSLGEFLALGVSLEFYGEKNSNAAAKVLGDTLDSATEKFLLNDKSPSRKVKEIDTRGSHFYLAKYWAEALASQNDNAELKSIFTKVSTEINEKESQILKELIDAQGSKQEVGGYYKPDPILVEKAMRPSSTLNSILEAI